A genomic region of Friedmanniella luteola contains the following coding sequences:
- a CDS encoding DUF7455 domain-containing protein, whose protein sequence is MSTSVIEGAELTAADRCDRCGAQAYVRVTLASGFDLMFCAHHGKEHADKLRQVALEIHDESAKIK, encoded by the coding sequence GTGAGCACTTCAGTCATCGAAGGTGCCGAGTTGACTGCGGCCGATCGTTGCGATCGGTGCGGAGCCCAGGCATACGTCCGCGTCACCTTGGCCAGCGGGTTCGACCTCATGTTCTGCGCGCACCACGGCAAGGAGCACGCCGACAAGCTGCGGCAGGTGGCGCTCGAGATCCACGACGAGTCCGCGAAGATCAAGTAG
- a CDS encoding CDP-alcohol phosphatidyltransferase family protein, translating into MTTIDAAATPGTASRGLRAAGWALHLYTASGAVLGLLAVLAAVDGRTVQALWILLAALVVDGTDGTLARRLRVKETIRGFDGARLDDIVDYLTYAFVPVVLLWTGGFLPDGRWGTVLAGVPLLASCVQFCRTDAKTDDHTFLGFPSYWNVVAFYAVVLDLAPAVTATILVVCSVLVFVPVRYIYPSRTTTARSLNLGLAGLWLVLYAVILLGMPDPSPVAVALSLAYIGYYLVASLLLTLRRSRTGAGTAR; encoded by the coding sequence GTGACCACCATCGACGCCGCCGCGACCCCCGGGACAGCCTCCCGAGGTCTGCGGGCCGCAGGGTGGGCCCTGCACCTCTACACCGCGAGCGGAGCCGTCCTGGGCCTGCTCGCCGTGCTCGCGGCCGTCGACGGACGCACGGTGCAGGCGCTGTGGATCCTGCTCGCCGCCCTCGTGGTCGACGGGACCGACGGCACCCTGGCCCGTCGGCTGCGGGTCAAGGAGACCATCCGCGGCTTCGACGGCGCTCGGCTCGACGACATCGTCGACTACCTGACCTACGCCTTCGTCCCCGTCGTGCTGCTCTGGACCGGCGGCTTCCTCCCCGACGGCCGCTGGGGCACGGTGCTGGCCGGGGTGCCGCTGCTCGCCTCCTGCGTGCAGTTCTGCCGCACGGACGCGAAGACCGACGACCACACCTTCCTCGGCTTCCCCAGCTACTGGAACGTCGTCGCCTTCTACGCCGTGGTCCTCGACCTCGCCCCGGCGGTCACCGCGACCATCCTGGTGGTCTGCTCGGTGCTGGTCTTCGTCCCGGTCCGCTACATCTACCCGTCGCGGACGACGACGGCGCGCAGCCTGAACCTCGGCCTCGCCGGCCTGTGGCTGGTGCTCTACGCCGTCATCCTGCTCGGCATGCCCGACCCGAGCCCGGTCGCCGTCGCGCTGTCGCTGGCCTACATCGGCTACTACCTCGTCGCCAGCCTGCTGCTGACCCTGCGCCGGTCGCGGACCGGCGCCGGCACGGCCCGCTAG
- a CDS encoding DNA gyrase/topoisomerase IV subunit B, whose translation MSPAPAATENREYEARHLLVLEGLEAVRKRPAMYIGSTDTRGLMHCLWEIIDNAVDEALGGHGQEISVTLQADGGIAVVDHARGIPVDIEPRTGLSGVEVVFTKLHAGGKFGAGSYNATGGLHGVGASVVNALSTRLDVEVDRLGATWTMSFRRGVPGTFDGPGPDAAFTPGGALRKAGRVAKGRTGTRVVYWPDRQIFLAGAQLSLTDLHNRARQTSFLVPGLALHVTDARTAEVARETFRHEGGISEYCEFLAPDRSLTDVIRLQGTDRFTETVPMLDDAGHMEPTDVERELEVDVAVRWGEGYDTTLRSYVNIIATPKGGTHVAGFERALTKSVGSALQGKRLLKAGEEVVKDDVLEGLTAVVTVRLAEPQFEGQTKEVLGTPAVSRLVSKVVDRELTAFLGSTKAAPKAQARAVLEKVVGASRARVAARAHREATRRKNALESSSLPAKLADCRSNDVDRSELFIVEGDSALGTAKLARSSEFQALLPIRGKILNVQKASVGDMLKNAECASIIQVVGAGSGRSFDMEAARYGKVIFMADADSDGAHIRCLLATLFFRYMRPLVDAGRVYTAVPPLHRFELTNPRKGMDRFIYTYSDAEYQRKAAELTKKGLNFKEPQRYKGLGEMDADQLSETTMSPRHRTLRRMTVDDGLMAETVFEMLMGNDVGPRKEFIIDGAYSLDAAAIDA comes from the coding sequence GTGTCCCCCGCCCCCGCTGCCACCGAGAACCGTGAGTACGAGGCCCGGCACCTGCTGGTCCTGGAGGGGCTCGAGGCGGTCCGGAAGCGCCCGGCGATGTACATCGGCTCGACCGACACCCGCGGGCTCATGCACTGCCTGTGGGAGATCATCGACAACGCCGTGGACGAGGCGCTGGGCGGTCACGGGCAGGAGATCTCGGTCACCCTGCAGGCCGACGGCGGCATCGCGGTCGTCGACCACGCCCGCGGGATCCCGGTCGACATCGAGCCGCGGACGGGCCTGTCCGGCGTCGAGGTCGTCTTCACCAAGCTGCACGCCGGCGGCAAGTTCGGCGCGGGCTCCTACAACGCGACCGGCGGCCTGCACGGCGTCGGTGCCTCCGTGGTCAACGCCCTGTCCACCCGGCTCGACGTCGAGGTGGACCGGCTGGGCGCGACCTGGACGATGTCCTTCCGCCGGGGCGTGCCCGGCACCTTCGACGGCCCCGGCCCCGACGCGGCCTTCACCCCCGGCGGCGCGCTGCGCAAGGCCGGGCGGGTCGCCAAGGGCCGGACGGGCACCCGCGTCGTCTACTGGCCCGACCGGCAGATCTTCCTCGCCGGTGCCCAGCTGTCCCTGACGGACCTGCACAACCGCGCCCGGCAGACCAGCTTCCTGGTGCCGGGGCTCGCCCTGCACGTCACCGACGCCCGCACCGCGGAGGTCGCCCGGGAGACGTTCCGGCACGAGGGCGGCATCTCGGAGTACTGCGAGTTCCTGGCGCCCGACCGCTCGCTCACCGACGTCATCCGGCTGCAGGGCACCGACCGGTTCACCGAGACCGTGCCCATGCTGGACGACGCCGGGCACATGGAGCCGACGGACGTGGAGCGCGAGCTCGAGGTGGACGTCGCCGTCCGCTGGGGCGAGGGCTACGACACGACGCTGCGCTCCTACGTCAACATCATCGCCACCCCCAAGGGCGGCACCCACGTCGCCGGCTTCGAGCGGGCGCTGACCAAGAGCGTCGGCAGCGCGCTGCAGGGCAAGCGGCTGCTGAAGGCCGGGGAGGAGGTCGTCAAGGACGACGTCCTCGAGGGCCTGACCGCCGTCGTCACGGTCCGGCTGGCGGAGCCGCAGTTCGAGGGGCAGACCAAGGAGGTGCTGGGCACGCCGGCCGTCTCGCGGCTGGTGTCCAAGGTGGTCGACCGCGAGCTGACCGCCTTCCTCGGCTCCACCAAGGCGGCCCCGAAGGCGCAGGCGCGGGCGGTGCTGGAGAAGGTCGTCGGCGCGTCCCGCGCCCGGGTCGCAGCACGGGCCCACCGGGAGGCGACCCGGCGCAAGAACGCGCTGGAGTCGTCGTCGTTGCCCGCGAAGCTGGCGGACTGCCGGAGCAACGACGTCGACCGGTCCGAGCTGTTCATCGTCGAGGGCGACTCGGCGCTGGGCACCGCCAAGCTGGCCCGGAGCTCGGAGTTCCAGGCCCTGCTGCCCATCCGCGGCAAGATCCTCAACGTCCAGAAGGCCTCGGTCGGCGACATGCTGAAGAACGCCGAGTGCGCCTCGATCATCCAGGTGGTGGGGGCGGGCAGCGGCCGCAGCTTCGACATGGAGGCGGCCCGGTACGGCAAGGTCATCTTCATGGCCGACGCCGACTCCGACGGCGCCCACATCCGCTGCCTGCTGGCGACGCTGTTCTTCCGCTACATGCGGCCCCTGGTCGACGCCGGGCGGGTCTACACCGCCGTGCCGCCGCTGCACCGCTTCGAGCTGACCAACCCGCGCAAGGGGATGGACCGCTTCATCTACACCTACTCCGACGCCGAGTACCAGCGCAAGGCCGCCGAGCTGACGAAGAAGGGGCTCAACTTCAAGGAGCCGCAGCGCTACAAGGGCCTCGGCGAGATGGACGCCGACCAGCTGTCCGAGACGACGATGAGCCCCCGGCACCGCACGCTGCGCCGGATGACCGTCGACGACGGGCTGATGGCCGAGACGGTCTTCGAGATGCTGATGGGCAACGACGTCGGCCCGCGCAAGGAGTTCATCATCGACGGCGCCTACTCCCTCGACGCCGCCGCGATCGACGCCTGA
- a CDS encoding cellulase family glycosylhydrolase: protein MTRRLLLTRGRGLALLVCAVLCVMRLSAAGPGARTEAAAAGGPVGWLHASGSTLLDARDRPHTIRAVSWFGMETPSCAPHGLWQISLDDGLARIASFGFNTVRLPFSNQCLAAGATEGVDAATNPDLQGLTPLELMDAVVARAQAHGLSVLLDRHRPGSDAQSELWATAAYPESRWIEDWTMLAERYADTPAVVGVDLHNEPHGAACWGCGDPARDWAAAATRAGNAVLAVNPRLLVVVEGVERQADGQGTWWGGSLADVADHPVTLDVPGRVVYSPHDYPASIYPQPYFSDPAYPANLEPLWSARWGYLQEQGIAPVLLGEFGTTLRTASDRAWLSTLVAYLDRTGASFAYWSFNPNSGDTGGLVADDWVTPQSDKLAALAPLLGPGRPVDPAPRPTASPTPVLSPTPTPAPAPSVTPTGRPAGPAGPAGLSARWTPRESWAVGYVADVEVRASGGGRSGWTLRVEDPAATAVTNAWGMSCAVAGGVITCTGQDWAAAVPAGGSVRVGLQVQTEGVAPGSPRLTVS, encoded by the coding sequence GTGACGCGACGGCTCCTCCTGACGCGGGGCCGCGGCCTCGCCCTGCTGGTCTGTGCTGTGCTGTGCGTCATGCGACTCTCCGCCGCCGGCCCCGGGGCCCGGACCGAGGCGGCCGCCGCCGGGGGCCCGGTCGGCTGGTTGCACGCGTCCGGCTCCACCCTGCTCGACGCCCGCGACCGGCCCCACACCATCCGGGCCGTCAGCTGGTTCGGGATGGAGACGCCGTCCTGCGCTCCGCACGGGCTGTGGCAGATCAGCCTCGACGACGGTCTCGCCCGCATCGCGTCCTTCGGCTTCAACACCGTCCGGCTGCCCTTCTCCAACCAGTGCCTCGCCGCGGGCGCGACCGAGGGCGTCGACGCCGCGACCAACCCCGACCTGCAGGGCCTCACCCCGCTCGAGCTGATGGACGCCGTCGTCGCCCGCGCCCAGGCCCACGGCCTCAGCGTGCTGCTCGACCGGCACCGACCCGGATCCGACGCCCAGTCGGAGCTGTGGGCCACCGCCGCCTACCCCGAGTCGCGCTGGATCGAGGACTGGACGATGCTCGCGGAGCGCTACGCCGACACCCCGGCCGTCGTCGGCGTGGACCTGCACAACGAGCCGCACGGCGCCGCCTGCTGGGGCTGCGGCGACCCGGCCCGCGACTGGGCGGCCGCGGCGACCCGGGCGGGCAACGCGGTGCTCGCGGTGAACCCCCGGCTGCTGGTGGTGGTCGAGGGGGTCGAGCGGCAGGCCGACGGGCAGGGCACCTGGTGGGGTGGCAGCCTCGCCGACGTGGCCGACCACCCGGTGACCCTCGACGTGCCGGGCCGGGTCGTCTACTCCCCGCACGACTACCCCGCCTCGATCTACCCGCAGCCCTACTTCTCCGACCCCGCCTACCCGGCGAACCTCGAGCCGCTGTGGTCCGCCCGCTGGGGCTACCTGCAGGAGCAGGGCATCGCGCCCGTGCTGCTCGGCGAGTTCGGGACCACACTGCGCACCGCCAGCGACCGGGCCTGGCTGTCGACGCTGGTCGCCTACCTGGACCGGACCGGCGCCAGCTTCGCCTACTGGTCGTTCAACCCGAACTCCGGCGACACCGGCGGACTGGTCGCCGACGACTGGGTGACGCCGCAGTCCGACAAGCTCGCCGCCCTCGCGCCGCTGCTCGGCCCCGGCCGGCCGGTCGACCCGGCGCCCCGGCCGACCGCGAGCCCGACGCCCGTCCTCTCCCCCACCCCGACGCCCGCGCCCGCCCCGTCGGTGACCCCGACCGGGCGTCCGGCCGGCCCCGCCGGACCCGCAGGTCTGAGTGCTCGCTGGACGCCGCGGGAGTCGTGGGCGGTCGGCTACGTCGCCGACGTCGAGGTCCGGGCGAGCGGCGGCGGCCGGTCCGGGTGGACGCTGCGGGTCGAGGACCCGGCCGCGACGGCGGTCACCAACGCGTGGGGCATGAGCTGCGCCGTGGCCGGGGGCGTCATCACCTGCACCGGCCAGGACTGGGCGGCCGCGGTCCCGGCCGGCGGCAGCGTCCGGGTGGGTCTGCAGGTGCAGACCGAGGGCGTGGCGCCCGGCTCGCCGCGCCTCACCGTCTCCTGA
- a CDS encoding FAD-binding dehydrogenase, translating into MDADVVIVGAGLAGLVAARELVAAGRRVAIVDQENEANLGGQAFWSFGGIFLVGTPQQRRLGVRDSFDLAWQDWQGSAGWDRLDGDHPQDAWAARWGRAHVEFAAGEERAWLESQGVRFTPLVGWAERGDGTAGGHGNSVPRFHVPWGSGTGISEPFADQARDAARSGAVTFHHRHRVDGLVVADGAVVGVRGMVLAPDRSARGVTSNRDEVAEFELTGQAVVLATGGIGADHAQVRRNWPARLGTPPREMISGVPAHVDGRMLDIAEAAGVRLVNKDRMWHYTEGIQNWDPVWPRHGIRILPGPSSMWFDALGRRLPAPGLPGSDTLGTLRLLRSTPDIAPYDHSWFILTQTMIEKEFALSGSEQNPDITRHDLRLVIRSRLGRGAPPPVEAFKEHGADFVVADDLAELVAGMNRLTEKPLLDPAHLRTQIEQRDAQIANPCSKDAQVNGIRTSRRFLGDRLTRTAKPHRILDPAHGPLIGVKLHILTRKTLGGIQTDLDGRALDGDGAPVPGLYAAGEAAGFGGGGAHGYNALEGTFLGGCILTGRTAGRSLAAQL; encoded by the coding sequence ATGGACGCCGACGTGGTCATCGTGGGGGCCGGCCTGGCCGGCCTGGTGGCGGCCCGCGAGCTCGTGGCCGCCGGCCGTCGGGTCGCGATCGTGGACCAGGAGAACGAGGCGAACCTCGGCGGGCAGGCGTTCTGGTCGTTCGGCGGGATCTTCCTGGTGGGCACCCCGCAGCAGCGCCGCCTCGGCGTCCGCGACTCCTTCGACCTGGCCTGGCAGGACTGGCAGGGCAGTGCGGGGTGGGACCGCCTCGACGGGGACCACCCGCAGGACGCGTGGGCGGCGCGGTGGGGCCGGGCCCACGTCGAGTTCGCAGCCGGGGAGGAGCGTGCGTGGTTGGAGTCCCAGGGCGTCCGGTTCACCCCCCTGGTGGGCTGGGCCGAGCGCGGTGACGGCACCGCGGGCGGGCACGGGAACTCGGTGCCGCGCTTCCACGTGCCGTGGGGCTCGGGCACCGGCATCTCCGAGCCGTTCGCCGACCAGGCCCGCGACGCCGCCCGGTCGGGGGCCGTGACGTTCCACCACCGGCACCGGGTGGACGGGCTGGTCGTCGCCGACGGCGCGGTCGTCGGGGTCCGCGGCATGGTGCTGGCCCCCGACCGCTCCGCCCGCGGGGTGACCTCGAACCGGGACGAGGTGGCGGAGTTCGAGCTGACCGGCCAGGCCGTGGTGCTGGCGACCGGGGGGATCGGCGCCGACCATGCGCAGGTCCGCCGGAACTGGCCCGCCCGGTTGGGCACCCCGCCCAGGGAGATGATCAGCGGCGTCCCCGCCCACGTCGACGGCCGGATGCTCGACATCGCCGAAGCGGCCGGCGTCCGGCTGGTGAACAAGGACCGGATGTGGCACTACACCGAGGGCATCCAGAACTGGGACCCCGTCTGGCCCCGGCACGGCATCCGGATCCTGCCGGGCCCGTCCTCGATGTGGTTCGACGCGCTCGGCCGGCGGCTCCCCGCCCCCGGACTGCCCGGGTCGGACACCCTCGGCACCCTCAGGCTGCTGCGCAGCACCCCCGACATCGCCCCGTACGACCACTCCTGGTTCATCCTCACCCAGACGATGATCGAGAAGGAGTTCGCCCTGTCGGGCTCCGAGCAGAACCCCGACATCACCCGCCACGACCTGCGCCTGGTGATCCGCAGCCGGCTGGGCCGCGGCGCCCCGCCCCCCGTCGAGGCGTTCAAGGAGCACGGCGCCGACTTCGTCGTCGCCGACGACCTGGCCGAGCTCGTCGCCGGGATGAACCGGCTCACGGAGAAGCCGCTGCTCGACCCCGCTCACCTCCGCACCCAGATCGAGCAGCGGGACGCCCAGATCGCCAACCCCTGCAGCAAGGACGCGCAGGTCAACGGCATCCGCACCAGCCGACGTTTCCTCGGCGACCGGCTCACCCGGACCGCGAAGCCGCACCGGATCCTCGACCCCGCCCACGGACCGCTGATCGGGGTGAAGCTGCACATCCTCACCCGGAAGACCCTGGGTGGGATCCAGACCGACCTCGACGGCCGCGCCCTCGACGGGGACGGCGCACCGGTCCCCGGCCTGTACGCCGCCGGTGAGGCAGCGGGCTTCGGCGGCGGCGGGGCCCACGGCTACAACGCCCTCGAGGGCACCTTCCTCGGCGGCTGCATCCTCACCGGCCGCACCGCCGGCCGCTCCCTGGCCGCCCAGCTCTGA
- a CDS encoding VOC family protein, protein MTGGLQTIVYPVRDLEAAKRVYTALFGAPHTDQPYYVGYAAGEQQIGLDPNGHRSGLTGPVGYWPVDDVEASRQQLLGVGATDVQTPHDVGGGLLLAVLADADGNQVGLMQRPA, encoded by the coding sequence ATGACCGGTGGACTGCAGACGATCGTCTACCCCGTGCGCGACCTGGAGGCGGCGAAGCGGGTCTACACCGCGCTCTTCGGCGCTCCGCACACCGACCAGCCCTACTACGTCGGCTACGCCGCCGGCGAGCAGCAGATCGGCCTCGACCCGAACGGCCACCGCAGCGGGCTCACCGGTCCGGTGGGCTACTGGCCCGTCGACGACGTCGAGGCGAGCCGGCAGCAGCTGCTCGGCGTCGGCGCGACGGATGTGCAGACCCCGCACGACGTCGGGGGCGGGCTGCTGCTGGCCGTGCTGGCCGACGCGGACGGCAACCAGGTCGGGCTGATGCAGCGTCCGGCCTGA
- a CDS encoding GNAT family N-acetyltransferase translates to MPAELETRPVGPPELGVLERLFASERTTRHCWCTAFCTSRARFAAGWFGGGNRRRFEALAGGELPMGVLASRDGEPVGWGAAGPRSRYLGADPARHPLLRDRSRAEDGMVWLLPCLVVHADHRRRGVNHALVEAAIALARSHGAVAVEGWPLAAGEDRPADAFVGREQLFAELGFQQVDRPAPGRVLVRLDLPTT, encoded by the coding sequence GTGCCCGCCGAGCTCGAGACCCGGCCCGTGGGGCCGCCCGAGCTGGGGGTCCTGGAGCGGCTGTTCGCGTCCGAGCGCACCACCCGGCACTGCTGGTGCACGGCCTTCTGCACCAGCCGCGCCCGGTTCGCGGCCGGCTGGTTCGGCGGCGGCAACCGCCGCCGGTTCGAGGCGCTGGCCGGGGGCGAGCTGCCGATGGGCGTCCTGGCCAGCCGGGACGGGGAGCCGGTCGGCTGGGGTGCGGCGGGGCCGCGGTCGCGCTACCTGGGCGCCGACCCGGCGCGGCACCCGCTGCTCCGTGACCGCTCCCGGGCCGAGGACGGGATGGTGTGGCTGCTGCCCTGCCTCGTCGTGCACGCCGACCACCGCCGGCGCGGGGTGAACCACGCCCTGGTCGAGGCCGCCATCGCGCTGGCCCGGAGCCACGGGGCGGTCGCCGTCGAGGGCTGGCCGCTGGCGGCCGGGGAGGACCGGCCGGCGGACGCCTTCGTCGGGCGCGAGCAGCTGTTCGCCGAGCTCGGCTTCCAGCAGGTCGACCGCCCGGCGCCCGGACGCGTCCTCGTGCGTCTCGACCTGCCCACCACCTGA
- a CDS encoding ribokinase, translating to MSAVVVVGSVNADTSLHVARIPGPGETVLAHGSRTSPGGKGANQACAVARAGARSILVGAVGTDAPGAMLVDELGRRGVELDQLLRLPDVESGGATVLVDDAGENCIVVTGGANAALTPAQVTAGLAGADDVGLVLTQGELSVACVEAAAAWAAAHDVRFVHNLAPYRPATPELLALCDPLVVNEHEAADLATALGAGPEGTDALLALLAQHCRSVVITLGGDGAVHASTAGSGAQASARVEVVDTTGAGDAFVGAAAAALLTDDDLGRACAAGVAAGAAAVQHRGAQPEL from the coding sequence ATGAGCGCCGTCGTGGTCGTCGGCTCGGTCAACGCCGACACCTCGCTGCACGTCGCCCGGATCCCCGGGCCGGGCGAGACGGTGCTGGCGCACGGCTCGCGCACCTCACCCGGCGGCAAGGGGGCCAACCAGGCCTGCGCCGTCGCCCGGGCCGGCGCCCGCAGCATCCTGGTGGGGGCCGTGGGCACCGACGCCCCCGGCGCCATGCTGGTCGACGAGCTGGGGCGCCGCGGCGTCGAGCTGGACCAGCTGCTCCGGCTGCCCGACGTCGAGTCCGGCGGCGCCACCGTGCTCGTCGACGACGCGGGCGAGAACTGCATCGTCGTCACCGGCGGCGCGAACGCCGCCCTCACCCCGGCGCAGGTCACCGCCGGGCTGGCGGGCGCCGACGACGTCGGGCTGGTGCTCACCCAGGGCGAGCTGAGCGTCGCCTGCGTCGAGGCGGCCGCCGCCTGGGCCGCCGCGCACGACGTCCGCTTCGTGCACAACCTCGCGCCCTACCGGCCGGCGACCCCGGAGCTGCTCGCGCTCTGCGACCCGCTGGTGGTCAACGAGCACGAGGCCGCCGACCTGGCGACCGCCCTGGGCGCCGGCCCTGAGGGGACCGACGCCCTGCTGGCCCTGCTGGCGCAGCACTGCCGGTCGGTGGTCATCACCCTGGGCGGCGACGGCGCCGTGCACGCCTCCACCGCCGGATCCGGCGCCCAGGCCAGCGCGCGGGTCGAGGTGGTGGACACGACCGGGGCGGGCGACGCCTTCGTCGGGGCCGCCGCCGCGGCCCTGCTCACCGACGACGACCTGGGCCGGGCGTGCGCCGCCGGGGTGGCCGCCGGCGCCGCCGCGGTCCAGCACCGGGGCGCCCAGCCGGAGCTCTGA
- a CDS encoding alpha/beta fold hydrolase: MEGRVRDVTVHYEEHGAGTPVLVLHGAGVDHREAEACFEPALGAHGGLRRLYPDLPGQGRTPAPPSLRSADDVLDVLLAFGDEVLGGGPALVVGHSAGAHYAQAVAARRPDQVAGLALVCPLLPGVRDVPAHRPLVVADRLGDEDFRGYFVLQTPAMLERYQRLVAPAAPLVDAAALERMGERWELTAPDGPAFGGPTLVVAGRQDSTVGYAAAVDLLAQHPRATLAVLDGAGHALPHEQPELLAALLAEWLRRTDLAG; encoded by the coding sequence GTGGAAGGCCGGGTCCGAGACGTCACGGTGCACTACGAGGAGCACGGCGCGGGGACGCCGGTGCTCGTCCTGCACGGGGCCGGGGTCGACCACCGCGAGGCCGAGGCGTGCTTCGAGCCGGCCCTGGGTGCTCACGGAGGGCTGCGGCGCCTCTACCCGGACCTGCCCGGCCAGGGGCGGACGCCGGCACCCCCGTCCCTGCGGAGCGCTGACGACGTGCTCGACGTGCTGCTCGCCTTCGGGGACGAGGTCCTGGGCGGCGGGCCGGCCCTGGTCGTCGGGCACTCGGCCGGCGCCCACTACGCCCAGGCCGTCGCCGCCCGCCGGCCCGACCAGGTCGCCGGGCTCGCCCTCGTCTGCCCGCTGCTGCCCGGCGTCCGCGATGTCCCCGCGCACCGGCCGCTGGTCGTCGCCGACCGCCTCGGTGACGAGGACTTCCGCGGCTACTTCGTCCTGCAGACGCCGGCCATGCTGGAGCGCTACCAGCGTCTCGTCGCTCCTGCCGCGCCCCTCGTCGACGCGGCCGCCCTCGAGCGGATGGGGGAGCGCTGGGAGCTGACGGCGCCCGACGGGCCGGCCTTCGGCGGTCCCACGCTGGTGGTGGCGGGACGGCAGGACTCGACCGTCGGCTACGCCGCGGCCGTCGACCTGCTGGCGCAGCACCCCCGGGCGACGCTCGCCGTCCTCGACGGCGCGGGCCACGCGCTGCCCCACGAGCAGCCGGAGCTGCTGGCCGCCCTGCTCGCCGAGTGGCTCCGCCGCACGGACCTGGCCGGCTGA
- a CDS encoding TylF/MycF/NovP-related O-methyltransferase — protein MFPPALARRGARLADRLAGSLGRAHRSGPDEAEVELLRKRLRRARTRVRARDAEIARLTEELRRRTEEIAAMRASLRDPDPEVVLPPAVVETVDRVHREHLSYLSRDNLAMLARLVVALERDGRPGLVVEAGTARGGSAIVMAAAKAPERPMKVYDVFGMIPAPSEKDGEDVHRRYRLIRDGGSRGVGGELYYGYRDDLYSEVRESFARCGVEVGRHRVDLVRGLFQDTIDLAEPVALAHLDGDWYESTLTCLERLAPLLVPGGRLVLDDYDAWSGCKRAVDEYFAGRPGFRLERRAKLHAVRLP, from the coding sequence ATGTTCCCTCCCGCGCTGGCCCGACGGGGTGCGCGGCTCGCCGACCGGCTGGCCGGCAGCCTGGGACGTGCGCACCGCAGCGGGCCGGACGAAGCCGAGGTCGAGCTCCTCCGCAAGCGCCTGCGACGAGCGCGCACGAGGGTCCGCGCCCGGGACGCCGAGATCGCCCGGCTGACCGAGGAGCTCCGTCGGCGCACCGAGGAGATCGCGGCCATGCGCGCCTCCCTGCGCGACCCGGACCCGGAGGTGGTGCTGCCGCCGGCCGTCGTGGAGACGGTCGACCGGGTGCACCGGGAGCACCTCAGCTACCTCTCCCGGGACAACCTCGCGATGCTCGCGCGCCTCGTGGTCGCCCTCGAGCGCGACGGTCGGCCGGGGCTGGTCGTCGAGGCGGGGACGGCGCGGGGGGGGTCCGCCATCGTGATGGCGGCCGCGAAGGCCCCGGAGCGGCCGATGAAGGTCTACGACGTCTTCGGGATGATCCCGGCGCCGTCGGAGAAGGACGGCGAGGACGTGCACCGCCGCTACCGGCTGATCCGCGACGGCGGGTCCCGGGGTGTCGGCGGCGAGCTGTACTACGGCTACCGCGACGACCTCTACAGCGAGGTCCGGGAGTCCTTCGCCCGCTGCGGCGTGGAGGTCGGCCGCCACCGGGTCGACCTCGTCCGCGGGCTCTTCCAGGACACGATCGACCTGGCCGAGCCGGTGGCGCTCGCCCACCTCGACGGCGACTGGTACGAGTCGACGCTCACCTGTCTCGAGCGGCTGGCCCCCCTGCTCGTCCCGGGCGGCCGCCTGGTCCTCGACGACTACGACGCCTGGTCGGGCTGCAAGCGGGCGGTCGACGAGTACTTCGCGGGCCGACCGGGGTTCCGCCTGGAGCGGCGTGCCAAGCTGCACGCGGTGCGTCTCCCGTGA
- a CDS encoding rhodanese-like domain-containing protein, translating into MSIEETLAASRRGVRRLTAVEARAAARAGSLLVDTRTESQRAEQGDLPGALVIDRTVLEWRLDPACDARIPEAAGYDTEIIVVCRQGYSSSLAAASLRAVGLRRATDLIGGVEA; encoded by the coding sequence GTGAGCATCGAGGAGACGCTGGCGGCGTCGCGTCGTGGTGTCCGGCGGCTGACCGCGGTGGAGGCGCGGGCGGCCGCGCGCGCGGGGTCGCTGCTGGTCGACACCCGGACCGAGTCGCAGCGTGCCGAGCAGGGCGACCTCCCGGGCGCTCTGGTGATCGACCGGACCGTGCTCGAGTGGCGCCTCGACCCGGCGTGCGACGCGCGCATCCCCGAGGCAGCCGGCTACGACACCGAGATCATCGTGGTGTGCCGGCAGGGCTACAGCTCGAGCCTGGCGGCGGCCTCCCTGCGGGCCGTCGGCCTGCGCAGGGCCACCGACCTCATCGGTGGTGTCGAGGCCTAA